In Hermetia illucens chromosome 5, iHerIll2.2.curated.20191125, whole genome shotgun sequence, a single window of DNA contains:
- the LOC119657262 gene encoding CREB-binding protein isoform X2, whose translation MADHLDEPPQKRMKYQQTGVGDQDGLSNYDILGLEENLPDELVYQTDAPVGNKPGQGPGGPQLNGEDTGVPNVALRQMQQQQMHHLLQQQQQQSNKNALPANVLNMGPLGQKNVNLLSPPNMAGNMPANMGVGGMVNSMPMSISNNGTQTLSSMQSMNSIAQGNVGNMILTNSNMGMGGAMSSGGLVSNTLKQQIGTSPLLGAVQSNQGNQGLHHGSHQVGLQNGPIMGVAVGQIVRQQHIVRGPNPHLMGSGPRMQSPNIGQINSMGGPNGPYGYGNPNQQSMNVNAGGGGPQQPMLVNSISQQRIPPNIVMQGNRPGGPIGTNIGLGAIGNDGGLQQGGQGQPTGVQQTSSQPQPVGPAGAQPRPQGTAVQQNPGGMQQQPQQQNPGTAQQSGSPSAAIDKKKQIQQQLMLLLHAHKCHRRESENLNNMKCTVLHCKTMKDVLSHMANCKANKDCDYAHCISSRQILLHWKNCTRQDCAICLPFRQTDKYRAPVSNANNAGGAPSGAQQQQQQQQQQQQQQVGGNVNMAGSSMPGAPSPAALGAAKQNQDLAQLQQQQQQQQNVVQNQDVRRFELQSMQGGTVSSASSILPSNAGAPQVAQGMRMSGPSVRVIVPNQGVPQNSNQMLANNVLMGNDMANNSISPIVGGGASGGNHVLSVGNQQGQPGMPNQSSVGAPQQSNQQPQQQGNIPQTVGVQMFNTANAESAVKAMANNPLAQMKMGVLPNQQLGGSIPTSGNTKDWHNTVTPDLRNHLVHKLVQAIFPTSDQATMMDKRMHNLVSYAEKVERDMYEMANSRSEYYHLLAEKIYKIQKELDEKRQRRKEQQMILQQQQQQAQQQAGGACGPSPQSLPGHQQMRPVGQPAGMVSPMGGTQGVCPTSALGSVMQRAPGIIGQGPQTAGMRSHSPGMVNVGMQPNRMQFNPNQQTSIGNIVVGPSGPSPNSTSQQNLVVQNPVLSPFTGQAMSAGNSTANITPPTSVAATAQFMNANGASITGVTGTISQQTLAQQNQFNDVMKARLLSGAAGGPNQQSQQPQSQPPQQQQPPQPQNTSQQIVSSSSAANVSVQQNVPPQAPSPFSSVGQMPTNQSSNSNAFNTMSRNSSSNLPPTPTSLEALGSVSSASMVPVASPSPILSSNGPIPVSTPNPPSVSSLLQPKVEPLSPSLMTSPSQTTTNVTQSLSAALGASQQSASSLGKGGGSSNSTVSLPSSRPSSSSNLSSQMAALEAAARDRDDNTPSPDMGGAGAAQKGKLDSIKQEDDCKKEIDDNESGSQHDNSNSGGGKNVNSEGMNNIKIEIKSEPMEVEGGSGATNNIEGSMDTKDDIKVKDEPMSPSQGDTKIGIKMEVKPVVPEPIVPNASDKKKKCLFKPEELRQALMPTLEKLLQQDPESLPFKSPVDPQALGIPDYFDIVKKPMDLSTIRNKLMTGQYSDPWEYVDDVWLMFDNAWLYNRKTSRVYRYCTKLSEVFEQEIDPVMNMLGYCCGRKYTFNPQVLCCYGKQLCTIPRDAKYYSYQNSLKAYGVVSDRYTFCQKCFNDIPGDTVTLGDDPLQSQTQIKKDQFKEMKNDHLELEPFVDCLECGRKQHQICVLYLETVYPGGFYCDNCLKKKGVKRKENKFNAKRLPTTKLGIYIETRVNNFLKKKEAGAGEVHIRVVSSSDKTVEVKPGMRRRFTENKEFSSEFPYRAKALFAFEEVDGVDVCFFGMHVQEYGSECPAPNTRRVYIAYLDSVHFFRPRQFRTAVYHEILLGYMDYVKQLGYTMAHIWACPPSEGDDYIFHCHPPDQKIPKPKRLQEWYRKMLDKGMIERTIQDYKDILKQAMEDKLSSATELPYFEGDFWPNVLEESIKELDQEEEEKRKQAEAAEAAANAMFSMNDDNEASCDGKKKGQKKAKKSNKSKAAQRKNNKKANEQQTGNDLSAKIYATMEKHKEVFFVIRLHSAQSAASLAPIQDPDPPMNCDLMDGRDAFLTMARDKHYEFSSLRRAQFSTLCMLYELHNQGQDKFVYTCNNCKTPVETRFHCTVCDDFDLCTVCKDKVGHPHRLEKLGFDLDDGSSPADMKQANPQEARKQSIQRCIQSLVHACQCRDANCRLPSCQKMKRVVTHTKNCKRKTNGGCPICKQLIALCCYHAKHCQEAKCPVPFCPNIKHKLKQQQLQQRLQQAQLLRRRMAVMNTTRTAPPTAPGLPAAGVPALPALPAGSTQGAGGMSPSAVPSPASSMSGMTSPHRAGIGHKPGTQTPPEHVLQVVKQVQEEAARQQVPHGGGFGKLTPTGPQMAPPVMQRQLIPNQQLQQRLPFENPGNVPNMLMDQWGRYPNNGNQGGGLRPPIQNQMMQPNTMQQQQSMGGVVGSSSNQIMCGMRPAGQTPIANQLNPQQISQIMQQIKNGSSAETTKILQVLKSQPLLMAAIIKQRQQSQNANAANQNNQQQQQQQQQQQQQQQQHQQQQQQQAGHLPHMMGQPQQQQQQNQQILPNQAVHNRMPMQNAMMGQCGTNQLQQQQQGVGPNPWYKQNMFRQMPMNYPAPPYTQRPRAPQMGGFQGGGFPAEQQYAAMQQGLKTNNPQQGGVVMSSQQLLQGQQNQNVMGPPTPHSSMQQQLMQSVRSPPPIRSPQPTPSPRSAPSPRAQPSASPRAQPSPHHLPSHSPAPQPGGPDLHNHMHPHQSPIPGGPGDAVGPGGDAQPMTAQDQLTKFVEQL comes from the exons ATGGCCTATCCAACTACGATATTCTCGGGTTGGAGGAGAACCTACCGGACGAGCTGGTCTACCAAACCGACGCACCAGTCGGAAATAAGCCGGGACAAGGCCCAGGAGGGCCGCAACTAAATGGGGAAGATACTGGGGTACCGAATGTTGCATTACGACAAATGCAACAGCAGCAAATGCATCATCTtctacagcagcagcaacaacag agtAATAAAAATGCTCTTCCAGCAAATGTTCTCAACATGGGTCCATTGGGCCAGAAAAATGTCAATTTACTATCACCGCCAAATATGGCAGGCAACATGCCGGCTAACATGGGTGTTGGAGGAATGGTCAACTCCATGCCCATGTCTATTTCAAACAATGGAACTCAAACGCTGAGTTCTATGCAAA GTATGAATAGCATCGCACAAGGTAATGTGGGTAATATGATTTTAACAAATAGTAATATGGGAATGGGCGGTGCTATGTCATCGGGCGGTTTAGTTTCTAATACACTTAAACAACAAATTGGTACGTCGCCGTTATTGGGTGCTGTACAGTCGAATCAAGGAAATCAAGGTCTACATCATGGATCTCATCAAGTAGGTTTACAAAATGGCCCAATTATGGGTGTGGCTGTTGGTCAAATCGTTCGTCAGCAGCATATCGTCCGCGGTCCAAATCCTCATCTTATGGGTAGCGGACCAAGAATGCAATCTCCTAATATCG GTCAAATTAATAGCATGGGCGGCCCGAATGGCCCATATGGCTATGGCAATCCAAATCAACAAAGTATGAATGTGAACGCGGGTGGCGGCGGACCGCAACAACCGATGCTAGTTAATTCAATCTCACAACAGCGAATACCCCCAAACATAGTGATGCAGGGAAATCGACCTGGGGGCCCCATTggtaccaatattggtctaggCGCGATTGGGAATGATGGAGGACTACAGCAGGGTGGTCAAGGACAACCAACGGGTGTTCAGCAAACGTCGTCTCAGCCTCAACCAGTAGGACCAGCGGGTGCCCAACCAAGACCTCAAGGGACAGCTGTTCAACAGAATCCGGGTGGCATGCAGCAGCAGCCACAACAGCAGAACCCCGGGACTGCCCAACAATCGGGGAGTCCTAGTGCAGCTATTGACAAGAAAAAACAGATTCAGCAGCAACTTATGCTTTTATTACACGCTCATAAGTGTCATCGACGGGAAAGTGAGAATCTTAACAATATGAAGTGTACAGTTCTGCACTGTAAAACAATGAAGGATGTTCTAAGCCACATGGCTAACTGTAAAGCGAATAAAGACTGCGATTATGCGCACTGTATTTCATCCCGCCAGATTCTTCTTCACTGGAAGAATTGCACGCGGCAAGATTGTGCAATTTGTTTACCGTTTAGGCAAACTGATAAATATCGTGCTCCAGTGTCGAATGCTAACAATGCAGGAGGCGCTCCATCGGGagcacaacagcaacaacaacagcagcagcagcagcaacaacaacaagttGGCGGGAATGTTAATATGGCAGGCAGTTCTATGCCGGGTGCCCCATCACCAGCCGCCCTAGGTGCAGCGAAGCAGAACCAAGACTTAGCTCAgttgcagcaacaacaacagcagcaacaaaatGTTGTTCAGAATCAGGATGTTCGTCGATTTGAGTTGCAAAGCATGCAGGGCGGAACTGTTTCATCGGCCTCCAGCATTCTTCCTTCAAACGCAGGAGCGCCGCAAGTAGCGCAGGGCATGCGGATGTCGGGTCCATCGGTACGAGTTATTGTTCCGAATCAAGGCGTTCCACAAAATTCTAATCAAATGCTGGCGAACAATGTTTTGATGGGCAACGACATGGCGAATAATTCGATATCACCCATTGTCGGAGGTGGTGCAAGTGGTGGCAACCATGTTTTATCAGTTGGAAATCAACAAGGGCAACCTGGCATGCCTAATCAATCTAGTGTTGGAGCTCCACAACAGTCCAATCAGCAGCCTCAGCAACAAGGAAACATTCCACAAACTGTCGGTGTGCAAATGTTCAACACAGCGAATGCAGAAAGCGCGGTCAAAGCAATGGCCAACAATCCACTCGCCCAAATGAAAATGGGTGTTCTGCCGAACCAGCAGCTGGGCGGATCGATTCCAACTTCTGGGAATACGAAAGATTGGCATAATACCGTTACTCCTGATCTGCGCAACCACCTCGTTCATAAACTCGTGCAAGCAATTTTCCCCACCTCTGATCAAGCAACAATGATGGACAAACGTATGCACAATTTGGTATCATATGCCGAAAAGGTAGAACGCGATATGTATGAAATGGCTAATTCGCGATCAGAGTATTATCATCTTTTGGCTGAGAAGATCTATAAGATTCAGAAGGAGCTTGATGAGAAACGACAGCGTCGAAAAGAGCAGCAGATGATCTtacagcaacagcaacaacaagctCAACAGCAAGCAGGTGGAGCATGTGGACCGTCTCCACAATCTCTGCCAGGCCATCAACAAATGCGACCAGTCGGACAGCCTGCGGGAATGGTTAGTCCGATGGGAGGTACTCAGGGTGTGTGTCCGACCAGTGCTCTGGGATCTGTTATGCAACGAGCGCCTGGAATTATTGGTCAAGGACCTCAGACCGCGGGCATGCGAAGCCACTCTCCTGGCATGGTGAATGTAGGAATGCAACCCAATCGTATGCAATTCAACCCTAATCAACAAACGAGCATAGGGAACATTGTTGTTGGTCCATCAGGGCCAAGTCCAAATAGTACATCGCAGCAAAACTTGGTTGTTCAAAACCCAGTCTTGTCGCCGTTCACCGGTCAGGCAATGTCTGCAGGTAATAGCACGGCGAACATAACACCACCCACTAGTGTTGCGGCTACAGCACAGTTCATGAACGCAAATGGCGCTTCGATAACAGGCGTAACCGGCACTATTTCTCAGCAGACACTGGCACAACAAAATCAATTTAATGATGTAATGAAGGCGAGACTGCTATCAGGGGCAGCTGGCGGTCCCAACCAACAGTCGCAACAGCCACAGTCGCAACCGCCGCAGCAACAGCAGCCGCCTCAACCGCAGAACACTAGTCAGCAAATTGTTTCGTCGTCGTCAGCTGCGAATGTATCTGTGCAGCAGAACGTGCCACCTCAGGCGCCATCCCCATTCAGCTCTGTCGGACAGATGCCTACAAACCAATCGTCGAACAGTAATGCATTTAATACAATGTCGCGAAACAGCAGTAGTAATTTACCGCCTACACCAACCAGTCTTGAAGCTTTAGGCAGCGTAAGCAGTGCTTCTATGGTGCCTGTAGCTAGTCCTTCACCAATTCTATCATCAAACGGACCAATACCGGTTAGCACTCCGAATCCGCCGAGTGTATCGTCCCTGCTACAACCAAAAGTAGAACCTTTATCTCCTTCGCTTATGACCTCTCCTTCCCAGACAACTACGAATGTAACCCAATCACTGTCTGCTGCTCTGGGAGCCAGTCAACAGAGTGCTAGTTCTCTGGGGAAAGGCGGGGGTAGTTCCAATTCGACTGTTTCTCTACCATCCAGTCGGCCGTCATCGAGTAGCAACCTCTCGTCTCAAATGGCTGCTCTGGAAGCTGCAGCTCGTGATCGTGATGATAACACGCCATCTCCAGATATGGGAGGCGCAGGTGCCGCTCAAAAAGGCAAATTGGATTCCATCAAGCAAGAAGACGATTGCAAGAAAGAAATCGATGACAATGAAAGTGGATCGCAACATGATAATTCGAATAGCGGTGGTGGCAAGAATGTGAATAGTGAAGGAATGAATAATATCAAGATTGAAATTAAGTCTGAGCCAATGGAAGTTGAAGGTGGCAGCGGTGCAACAAATAATATAGAAGGTTCAATGGATACAAAGGATGATATCAAAGTTAAGGATGAACCGATGTCGCCGTCACAGGGTGATACCAAGATTGGTATTAAGATGGAAGTGAAACCGGTCGTTCCTGAACCAATCGTACCGAATGCTTCGGATAAGAAGAAAAAATGCC ttttcaAACCTGAAGAATTACGTCAAGCCCTAATGCCTACTCTAGAGAAACTACTTCAACAAGATCCAGAATCGTTGCCATTCAAATCGCCTGTTGATCCTCAAGCGTTGGGCATTCCTGACTATTTCGATATTGTTAAGAAACCAATGGATTTGAGTACGATTCGAAATAAACTGATGACTGGACAATATTCAGATCCATGGGAGTACGTCGATGATGTTTGGCTCATGTTTGACAATGCATGGCTTTACAATCGAAAAACGTCACGTGTTTATCGTTATTGTACAAAA CTTTCAGAGGTATTCGAACAAGAAATCGATCCAGTTATGAATATGTTAGGATATTGTTGCGGCCGTAAATACACATTCAATCCTCAAGTTCTGTGCTGTTACGGGAAGCAGCTATGCACGATCCCAAGAGATGCTAAGTACTACAGTTATCAGAACAG TCTAAAAGCATATGGTGTTGTATCTGACAGATATACtttctgccaaaaatgttttaaCGATATCCCCGGAGATACTGTGACATTGGGAGACGATCCGCTGCAGTCGCAAAC gcaaatcaaaaaAGATCAATTCAAAGAGATGAAAAACGATCACCTCGAGCTGGAGCCGTTCGTTGATTGCCTAGAATGCGGTCGAAAGCAACATCAAATATGCGTCCTTTACCTGGAAACTGTCTATCCAGGTGGTTTTTATTGTGATAATTGTCTTAAAAAGAAGGGTGTTAAGCGTAAGGAGAATAAGTTCAATGCGAAACGGTTACCTACCACGAAATTGGGTATTTATATTGAAACTCGAGTCAACAATTtcctgaagaagaaagaagccGGTGCTGGCGAAGTGCATATTCGGGTCGTGTCGAGTTCCGACAAAACGGTAGAAGTGAAACCAGGAATGCGGCGGCGATTCACCGAAAACAAGGAATTTTCCTCAGAGTTTCCATATCGAGCGAAAGCCTTATTTGCTTTCGAGGAAGTTGACGGAGTTGATGTGTGTTTCTTTGGCATGCACGTGCAGGAATATGGCTCGGAATGTCCTGCGCCCAATACAAGACGCGTCTATATTGCCTACTTAGATTCCGTACATTTCTTCCGACCACGACAATTCCGTACTGCTGTGTACCATGAGATCCTCCTAGGTTATATGGATTATGTGAAACAATTAGGTTATACAATGGCCCATATTTGGGCGTGTCCACCATCGGAAGGAGACGATTACATCTTCCATTGTCATCCGCCCGATCAAAAGATACCGAAGCCTAAGCGGTTGCAAGAGTGGTATAGGAAAATGTTAGATAAGGGCATGATTGAGCGCACAATTCAGGACTACAAGGATATTCTGAAGCAAGCAATGGAAGACAAGTTGTCATCTGCTACAGAGTtgccttatttcgaaggtgattTTTGGCCCAATGTTCTTGAAGAAAGTATTAAGGAGCTTGACCAGGAGGAAGAGGAGAAGCGAAAACAAGCGGAGGCAGCAGAAGCAGCAGCAAACGCG ATGTTTTCGATGAACGATGACAACGAAGCTAGTTGCGATGGTAAGAAGAAGGGACAAAAGAAAGCTAAAAAATCGAATAAGTCAAAGGCAGCTCAGCGAAAGAACAACAAGAAAGCGAATGAACAACAGACTGGAAACGATTTGAGTGCGAAAATTTACGCTACCATGGAGAAACACAAAGAAGTGTTCTTCGTAATCCGTTTGCATTCAGCACAATCCGCTGCCAGCTTAGCG CCAATTCAAGACCCTGACCCTCCAATGAATTGTGATCTCATGGACGGTCGCGATGCATTTTTGACAATGGCGCGTGATAAACACTACGAATTCTCGTCACTGCGTCGTGCTCAGTTCAGTACACTTTGCATGCTGTATGAGCTGCACAACCAGGGACAAGATAAATTCGTCTACACTTGTAATAATTGTAAAACGCCAGTTGAGACTCGTTTCCACTGCACTGTCTGTGAT GATTTCGATTTATGTACTGTATGTAAGGACAAAGTGGGTCATCCACATAGGTTGGAGAAATTAGGTTTCGATTTAGACGATGGTTCCTCGCCTGCGGATATGAAGCAGGCCAATCCGCAAGAGGCACGAAAGCAATCGATCCAACGTTGTATACAATCGTTGGTGCATGCATGTCAATGTCGCGATGCAAATTGCCGTTTGCCATCGTGCCAGAAGATGAAGCGTGTTGTAACGCATACGAAGAATTGCAAACGGAAAACGAACGGTGGATGTCCGATTTGCAAACAACTTATTGCATTATGTTGCTATCATGCTAAGCACTGTCAAGAAGCTAAATGTCCGGTACCGTTCTGTCCGAATATTAAACATAAGCTTAAGCAGCAACAGCTACAGCAACG ATTGCAACAAGCCCAACTGTTACGACGTCGTATGGCTGTAATGAATACAACTCGAACTGCGCCTCCAACAGCACCTGGATTGCCTGCAGCTGGAGTTCCCGCCTTACCAGCACTGCCAGCTGGCTCCACACAAGGAGCGGGTGGTATGAGTCCGTCCGCGGTACCCTCGCCTGCTTCATCGATGAGCGGCATGACGAGTCCTCATCGAGCTGGCATCGGTCATAAACCAGGAACTCAAACACCGCCGGAACACGTATTGCAAGTCGTGAAACAG GTTCAGGAGGAAGCGGCACGGCAGCAAGTACCACATGGCGGTGGCTTTGGTAAACTAACACCAACTGGACCTCAAATGGCACCGCCTGTTATGCAACGCCAACTCATACCTAATCAGCAGCTACAGCAACGTCTTCCTTTCGAAAATCCAGGCAACGTTCCGAACATGTTGATGGATCAGTGGGGACGTTACCCGAACAATGGTAATCAAGGTGGTGGTCTTCGGCCGCCCATTCAAAATCAAATGATGCAACCGAATACGATGCAGCAACAG CAAAGTATGGGTGGAGTTGTCGGTTCAAGTTCAAATCAAATCATGTGCGGTATGCGACCCGCTGGCCAAACACCAATTGCCAATCAATTAAATCCTCAACAGATCTCACAAATTATGCAACAAATTAAGAATGGCAGTTCAGCGGAAACAACCAAAATACTTCAAGTGCTTAAATCTCAACCGTTACTAATGGCTGCCATCATTAAACAGCGACAACAAAGTCAAAATGCTAATGCAGCGAATCAAAATaatcaacagcaacaacaacagcagcagcaacaacaacagcagcaacaacaacatcaacaacaacagcagcaacaggCTGGCCATCTACCGCACATGATGGGTCAGccacagcagcaacaacagcagaATCAACAGATTCTGCCCAACCAGGCGGTACATAATCGAATGCCAATGCAAAATGCCATGATGGGACAGTGCGGGACAAATCAgctgcagcagcagcaacagggC GTCGGACCAAATCCATGGTATAAACAGAATATGTTCCGGCAGATGCCAATGAATTATCCGGCGCCGCCATACACGCAACGACCACGTGCACCGCAGATGGGTGGTTTCCAAGGTGGCGGATTCCCAGCTGAACAACAATACGCTGCTATGCAACAAGGTCTGAAAACCAATAATCCTCAGCAAGGAGGTGTTGTGATGTCATCGCAGCAACTGCTGCAGGGACAGCAAAACCAAAATGTTATGGGCCCGCCTACGCCACATTCCTCGATGCAACAACAACTAATGCAATCGGTTCGATCACCGCCGCCAATACGCAGTCCACAACCGACACCATCACCTCGTTCTGCTCCATCACCACGTGCCCAGCCTTCAGCATCACCACGAGCGCAACCATCACCTCATCACCTGCCCAGTCATTCGCCTGCACCGCAACCGGGCGGTCCTGATTTGCATAATCATATGCATCCCCACCAATCTCCCATTCCCGGCGGTCCCGGTGACGCGGTCGGACCGGGCGGCGATGCCCAACCAATGACCGCTCAAGATCAACTAACGAAATTCGTTGAACAATTGTAG